Proteins from a single region of Apium graveolens cultivar Ventura chromosome 7, ASM990537v1, whole genome shotgun sequence:
- the LOC141671066 gene encoding cytochrome P450 CYP72A219-like — protein sequence MELDMYLKIIGSLCLAYVVMKAWKLLNWIWIRPKRLEKILRNQGFKGNPYRLLYGDVKELAAARKLARTKPINLDDDILPRVTPTIFTVISKHGKKSFQWLGPRPAVYITDPSLIKEVLNKTSNFQKPRGGNPLFKLLANGLASAEGDIWAKHRKIMNPAFHFEKLKDMLPAMYLSCSEITSKWEEMVSPEGQCEVDVWPYLGTLTADVISRTAFGSSYEEGRQIFQLQKEQAQLLMQAAQTLYLPGMRFLPTKRIRRMKQIDNEVKFALRAMINKRMKAMQAQEYIHDDLLGLLLKSNSEQIVENKSIKYGMSVDEIIEECKLFYFAGQETTSNLLTWAMVLLSQHSHWQERAREEVLQAFGKNKPDLDGLNRLKVVNMILLESLRLYPPAIFLSRAVYEDIKLGDMFLPAGVSVQLPIILMHHDKESWGDDAKEFNPERFSEGVSKATKGKGVYFPFGLGPRICIGQNFAMLEAKMALSMILQRFSFVLSPSYTHAPYAVLTIQPQHGANLILKSL from the exons ATGGAGTTAGACATGTACTTGAAGATCATAGGAAGCCTGTGTTTAGCATATGTGGTGATGAAAGCATGGAAATTACTGAACTGGATTTGGATTAGGCCCAAGAGGCTAGAAAAGATACTCAGAAATCAGGGCTTTAAAGGTAACCCTTACAGGCTTTTGTATGGAGACGTTAAAGAACTTGCCGCTGCTAGAAAACTAGCCAGAACCAAGCCCATCAATCTCGACGATGATATTTTACCGCGCGTTACTCCTACCATTTTTACTGTTATCAGTAAACACG GTAAGAAGTCATTTCAGTGGCTGGGGCCAAGACCAGCGGTCTACATCACAGACCCTAGTCTTATAAAAGAGGTCTTGAATAAGACCTCTAACTTTCAGAAACCCAGGGGAGGTAATCCTTTATTTAAGTTGCTAGCAAATGGACTTGCAAGCGCTGAGGGTGATATATGGGCCAAACACCGGAAAATTATGAATCCTGCTTTCCATTTTGAGAAGTTAAAG GATATGCTGCCAGCCATGTATTTGAGTTGTAGTGAGATTACAAGCAAATGGGAGGAGATGGTTTCCCCAGAGGGCCAGTGTGAGGTGGATGTATGGCCTTATTTAGGAACTCTTACAGCTGATGTCATCTCACGAACAGCCTTTGGAAGTAGCTACGAAGAAGGGAGACAAATATTTCAACTACAGAAAGAACAAGCGCAGCTGTTGATGCAAGCTGCACAAACATTGTACCTCCCAGGAATGAG ATTTTTGCCAACCAAAAGAATTAGAAGGATGAAGCAGATCGACAATGAAGTGAAGTTTGCACTACGGGCCATGATTAACAAGCGTATGAAGGCAATGCAAGCACAAGAGTATATTCATGATGACTTGTTGGGTTTGTTATTGAAATCAAATTCTGAACAAATTGTTGAGAACAAAAGTATAAAATATGGAATGTCTGTAGATGAGATTATCGAAGAGTGCAAGTTATTCTATTTTGCTGGTCAAGAGACAACCTCAAATCTACTTACTTGGGCAATGGTTCTGTTAAGTCAGCATTCGCACTGGCAAGAGCGTGCTAGAGAAGAAGTTTTACAGGCCTTTGGAAAAAATAAACCGGATCTTGATGGTTTGAATCGTCTCAAAGTA GTTAATATGATTTTGCTTGAGAGTCTAAGATTATACCCACCCGCAATCTTCCTGAGTCGTGCTGTATACGAAGATATCAAATTAGGAGACATGTTCCTACCGGCTGGAGTGTCAGTGCAGCTGCCTATTATCCTAATGCATCATGACAAAGAAAGTTGGGGTGACGATGCTAAGGAATTCAATCCGGAGAGGTTCTCTGAAGGCGTGTCAAAAGCAACAAAAGGAAAAGGAGTATACTTCCCATTTGGCTTAGGACCCCGGATTTGCATTGGACAAAATTTTGCAATGCTGGAAGCTAAAATGGCACTATCGATGATCTTACAACGCTTTTCTTTCGTGCTTTCACCATCCTATACACATGCTCCTTATGCCGTCCTCACTATTCAACCCCAACATGGTGCAAACCTGATTCTAAAATCACTATAA